The Glycine soja cultivar W05 chromosome 8, ASM419377v2, whole genome shotgun sequence genome has a window encoding:
- the LOC114421688 gene encoding serine/threonine-protein phosphatase PP2A catalytic subunit, whose amino-acid sequence MDSVPSNSHGNLDEQISQLMQCKPLSEQEVRVLCDKAKEILMEESNVQPVKSPVTICGDIHGQFHDLAELFRIGGKCPDTNYLFMGDYVDRGYYSVETVTLLVALKVRYRQRITILRGNHESRQITQVYGFYDECLRKYGSANVWKIFTDLFDYFPLTALVESEIFCLHGGLSPSIETLDNIRNFDRVQEVPHEGPMCDLLWSDPDDRCGWGISPRGAGYTFGQDISEQFNHTNNLKLIARAHQLVMEGYNWGHDQKVVTIFSAPNYCYRCGNMASILEVDDCKGHTFIQFEPAPRRGEPDVTRRTPDYFL is encoded by the exons ATGGATTCGGTGCCTTCGAATTCGCATGGAAACCTCGATGAGCAGATTTCTCAGCTCATGCAGTGCAAACCCTTGTCCGAGCAAGAG GTAAGGGTCTTGTGTGATAAGGCAAAAGAGATTTTGATGGAAGAGAGCAATGTACAG CCTGTGAAAAGTCCTGTTACAATTTGTGGTGATATTCATGGGCAATTCCATGATCTTGCAGAGCTTTTTCGCATTGGAGGGAAG TGTCCAGATACAAATTACTTGTTTATGGGAGATTATGTTGATCGTGGCTATTATTCTGTCGAAACTGTTACg CTTTTGGTTGCCCTTAAAGTGCGTTATCGTCAGCGTATTACTATTCTGAGGGGAAATCATGAAAGTCGCCAG ATTACTCAAGTTTATGGGTTTTATGATGAGTGCCTGCGGAA GTATGGTAGTGCTAATGTTTGGAAGATCTTTACCGATTTGTTTGACTACTTTCCGTTGACAGCATTG GTTGAATCTGAAATATTTTGTCTTCATGGTGGGTTGTCGCCATCTATTGAAACCCTGGATAACATACGTAATTTTGATCGCGTACAAGAAGTTCCTCATGAGGGACCCATGTGTGATCTTCTATGGTCTGATCCAGATGATCGTTGTGGTTGGGGCATCTCTCCTAGAGGTGCTGGATATACCTTTGGCCAG GACATATCTGAGCAATTTAACCATACCAATAACTTGAAGCTGATTGCTAGAGCTCACCAGCTGGTTATGGAAGGATATAACTGGGGACAT GATCAAAAGGTGGTTACTATATTTAGTGCACCTAACTATTGTTATCGTTGTGGGAATATGGCATCAATTCTTGAGGTTGATGACTGCAAAGGACACACATTCATTCAG tTTGAGCCAGCTCCAAGGAGGGGAGAGCCAGATGTAACCAGGAGAACGCCTGATTACTTCCTATGA
- the LOC114421690 gene encoding translation initiation factor eIF-2B subunit gamma-like isoform X2 encodes MDFQVVVLGGGLSKKLLPLVSQELPNALLPVANRPVLSYVLEYLELSNLKDLIVVVEGEEAVLHVGAWISGAYADRLHVEVAAVPEDVGTAGAIRAISHHLTAKDILVVSGDLVTDVPLGAVAATHRRHDAVVTAMLCSAPVSGPSESVSSGGKDKIKKPGRYDLIGLDPTKQFLVHIATEVEKDLRIQKSMLPAVGQIEIRADLMDAHLYAFKRSVLQEVLDQKSAFHSLKHDVLPYLVRSQLKSEVLLNGMPQAEENGTEKVISQSNQQMLSQILANASEPIFHLRNALGPHGSTSDRRTHKCCVYIAGSSKYCARLNSIQAYSDINRDVTGEASHLSGYSFSAQNNIIHPSAELGAKTTVGPHCILGEGSQMGDKCSVKRSVIGRHCRIGPNVKVVNSVVMNHVTIGESCSIQGSIICSNVQLQERAILKDCQVGAGFVVTAGSECKGEVLAKK; translated from the exons ATGGATTTCCAAGTGGTCGTTCTCGGCGGTGGCCTTTCCAAGAAGCTCCTCCCTCTCGTTTCTCAG GAGCTTCCGAACGCGTTGCTTCCGGTGGCGAATCGCCCCGTTCTCTCCTACGTTCTCGAGTACTTGGAGCTTAGCAACCTCAAAGATCTCATTgtg GTGGTTGAAGGCGAAGAAGCGGTTCTTCATGTTGGGGCTTGGATTTCGGGGGCTTATGCTGATCGCCTCCACGTTGAG GTTGCTGCAGTTCCTGAGGATGTGGGGACAGCGGGTGCAATTCGGGCCATTTCGCATCACCTAACAGCTAAAGACATTTTG GTTGTCAGTGGTGATCTTGTTACCGATGTTCCACTTGGTGCTGTTGCAGCTACTCATAGACGGCATGATGCAGTTGTCACTGCTATGCTTTGCTCTGCTCCTGTAAGTGGACCTTCGGAGTCAGTATCCTCTGGTGGGAAAGACAAAATCAAGAAACCTGGCCGTTATGATTTGATAGGGCTGGACCCCACAAAACAGTTTTTAGTTCACATAGCAACTG AAGTTGAAAAAGATCTTCGAATTCAGAAGAGCATGCTCCCTGCAGTTGGCCAg ATAGAAATAAGAGCTGATCTAATGGACGCCCACTTGTATGCATTCAAAAG ATCAGTTCTACAAGAAGTTCTAGATCAGAAGAGTGCATTTCATAGCTTAAAGCATGATGTATTGCCATATCTAGTCCGGAGCCAACTG AAATCAGAAGTATTATTAAATGGTATGCCACAAGCAGAAGAAAACGGAACTGAAAAGGTTATTTCTCAAAGCAATCAACAAATGCTATCTCAAATACTCGCTAATGCATCTGAACCAATCTTTCATCTACGAAATGCACTGGGTCCTCATGGTTCTACTTCTGATCGAAGAACCCACAAATGTTGTGTGTATATTGCTGGAAGCAGCAAGTACTGTGCTCGCTTAAATTCTATACAAGCATACAGTGACATAAACCGAGAT GTGACAGGAGAGGCTAGTCACTTATCAGGGTATTCCTTCTCTGCTCAAAACAACATTATCCATCCTTCTGCAGAGCTTGGGGCAAAAACAACT GTTGGACCACATTGTATACTGGGGGAAGGTTCACAGATGGGTGACAAATGCAGCGTGAAACGATCTGTCATTGGCCGTCATTGTCGGATAGGTCCCAATGTTAAG GTTGTCAATTCAGTAGTTATGAATCATGTTACTATTGGAGAATCTTGTTCAATCCAAGGTTCTATTATCTGCAGCAATGTACAGCTCCAAGAACGTGCCATCCTAAAAGATTGCCAA GTTGGAGCAGGTTTTGTGGTCACTGCTGGTAGTGAGTGCAAGGGGGAGGTCTTGGCTAAGAAATGA
- the LOC114421690 gene encoding translation initiation factor eIF-2B subunit gamma-like isoform X1, with protein sequence MDFQVVVLGGGLSKKLLPLVSQELPNALLPVANRPVLSYVLEYLELSNLKDLIVVVEGEEAVLHVGAWISGAYADRLHVEVAAVPEDVGTAGAIRAISHHLTAKDILVVSGDLVTDVPLGAVAATHRRHDAVVTAMLCSAPVSGPSESVSSGGKDKIKKPGRYDLIGLDPTKQFLVHIATGAEVEKDLRIQKSMLPAVGQIEIRADLMDAHLYAFKRSVLQEVLDQKSAFHSLKHDVLPYLVRSQLKSEVLLNGMPQAEENGTEKVISQSNQQMLSQILANASEPIFHLRNALGPHGSTSDRRTHKCCVYIAGSSKYCARLNSIQAYSDINRDVTGEASHLSGYSFSAQNNIIHPSAELGAKTTVGPHCILGEGSQMGDKCSVKRSVIGRHCRIGPNVKVVNSVVMNHVTIGESCSIQGSIICSNVQLQERAILKDCQVGAGFVVTAGSECKGEVLAKK encoded by the exons ATGGATTTCCAAGTGGTCGTTCTCGGCGGTGGCCTTTCCAAGAAGCTCCTCCCTCTCGTTTCTCAG GAGCTTCCGAACGCGTTGCTTCCGGTGGCGAATCGCCCCGTTCTCTCCTACGTTCTCGAGTACTTGGAGCTTAGCAACCTCAAAGATCTCATTgtg GTGGTTGAAGGCGAAGAAGCGGTTCTTCATGTTGGGGCTTGGATTTCGGGGGCTTATGCTGATCGCCTCCACGTTGAG GTTGCTGCAGTTCCTGAGGATGTGGGGACAGCGGGTGCAATTCGGGCCATTTCGCATCACCTAACAGCTAAAGACATTTTG GTTGTCAGTGGTGATCTTGTTACCGATGTTCCACTTGGTGCTGTTGCAGCTACTCATAGACGGCATGATGCAGTTGTCACTGCTATGCTTTGCTCTGCTCCTGTAAGTGGACCTTCGGAGTCAGTATCCTCTGGTGGGAAAGACAAAATCAAGAAACCTGGCCGTTATGATTTGATAGGGCTGGACCCCACAAAACAGTTTTTAGTTCACATAGCAACTG GAGCAGAAGTTGAAAAAGATCTTCGAATTCAGAAGAGCATGCTCCCTGCAGTTGGCCAg ATAGAAATAAGAGCTGATCTAATGGACGCCCACTTGTATGCATTCAAAAG ATCAGTTCTACAAGAAGTTCTAGATCAGAAGAGTGCATTTCATAGCTTAAAGCATGATGTATTGCCATATCTAGTCCGGAGCCAACTG AAATCAGAAGTATTATTAAATGGTATGCCACAAGCAGAAGAAAACGGAACTGAAAAGGTTATTTCTCAAAGCAATCAACAAATGCTATCTCAAATACTCGCTAATGCATCTGAACCAATCTTTCATCTACGAAATGCACTGGGTCCTCATGGTTCTACTTCTGATCGAAGAACCCACAAATGTTGTGTGTATATTGCTGGAAGCAGCAAGTACTGTGCTCGCTTAAATTCTATACAAGCATACAGTGACATAAACCGAGAT GTGACAGGAGAGGCTAGTCACTTATCAGGGTATTCCTTCTCTGCTCAAAACAACATTATCCATCCTTCTGCAGAGCTTGGGGCAAAAACAACT GTTGGACCACATTGTATACTGGGGGAAGGTTCACAGATGGGTGACAAATGCAGCGTGAAACGATCTGTCATTGGCCGTCATTGTCGGATAGGTCCCAATGTTAAG GTTGTCAATTCAGTAGTTATGAATCATGTTACTATTGGAGAATCTTGTTCAATCCAAGGTTCTATTATCTGCAGCAATGTACAGCTCCAAGAACGTGCCATCCTAAAAGATTGCCAA GTTGGAGCAGGTTTTGTGGTCACTGCTGGTAGTGAGTGCAAGGGGGAGGTCTTGGCTAAGAAATGA
- the LOC114421689 gene encoding probable polyamine transporter At3g13620 translates to MEDSPLYSSTPSSQQHLLNHHREESETEQQHGSNTKQHKKLALLPLVFLIYFEVAGGPYGEEAAVGAAGPLIAILGFVIFPFIWSIPEALLTAELATTFPGNGGFVIWANEAFGPFWGSLMGFWKFFSGVINLASYPVLCIDYLKLVIPILSSGFPRFVSISLSTCVLSFLNYSGLAIVGYTAVVLGVVSLLPFVLLSLFSLPKIDPSKWLSFGQEGVEKDWTLYFNTIFWNLNFWDSASTLAGEVEEPHKTFPKALLSAGLLTCLGYIIPLLATTGAMPLDQQSWVGGYFAHVAGVIAGNWLKIWMEIGAVLSIIGLFEAQLSSAAYQLLGMADLGFIPRIFGERSKWFNTPWMAILISTVVALGMSFLTFTEIISTVNFLYSLGMLLEFAAFLRLRRKFPALKRPFQVPLGFFGLIIMCLVPSILLVYVMTVASKIVYVASAFLTFLGIALYYFMNLSKSRKWLEFSRVGDKLGEDDYVL, encoded by the coding sequence ATGGAGGATTCTCCTCTCTACTCTTCAACTCCAAGTTCCCAACAGCATCTTCTAAACCACCATAGAGAAGAGTCAGAGACAGAACAACAACATGGTTCCAACACCAAACAACACAAGAAGCTAGCTCTTCTCCCTTTGGTTTTTCTGATCTATTTTGAGGTTGCTGGAGGCCCCTATGGTGAAGAGGCTGCAGTGGGAGCTGCAGGCCCTCTAATAGCCATCCTTGGCTTTGTGATTTTCCCTTTCATTTGGAGCATTCCAGAGGCACTTCTCACTGCTGAATTGGCCACAACTTTCCCTGGCAATGGTGGGTTTGTGATATGGGCCAATGAAGCCTTTGGACCCTTCTGGGGCTCCCTCATGGGCTTCTGGAAGTTCTTCAGTGGAGTCATCAACTTAGCCTCATACCCGGTTCTATGCATAGATTATCTCAAACTGGTGATCCCAATTTTATCTTCTGGCTTCCCTCGTTTTGTGTCTATTTCTCTCTCCACTTGTGTCTTGTCCTTTTTGAACTATTCTGGTTTGGCTATAGTGGGTTATACTGCAGTTGTTCTTGGTGTTGTTTCACTTTTGCCTTTTGTGTTGTTGTCTTTGTTTTCCTTGCCCAAAATTGACCCCAGCAAATGGCTAAGTTTTGGTCAAGAGGGTGTGGAGAAGGATTGGACACTGTACTTCAACACCATCTTTTGGAACTTGAACTTTTGGGACAGTGCTAGTACTCTAGCTGGTGAAGTTGAGGAGCCACATAAGACTTTCCCAAAGGCCTTGTTATCTGCAGGGTTGCTTACTTGTTTGGGATACATAATTCCCTTGTTGGCTACCACTGGGGCTatgccacttgatcaacaaagTTGGGTTGGTGGGTATTTTGCACATGTTGCTGGGGTCATTGCTGGGAATTGGTTGAAAATTTGGATGGAAATTGGTGCTGTTTTGTCAATAATTGGGTTGTTTGAAGCCCAACTAAGCAGTGCTGCATATCAGCTTCTTGGTATGGCTGATTTGGGATTCATACCAAGAATTTTTGGTGAAAGGTCTAAGTGGTTTAACACTCCTTGGATGGCCATTTTGATCTCAACAGTTGTAGCACTCGGCATGAGTTTCTTGACCTTCACAGAGATCATATCTACTGTGAATTTCTTGTACAGTTTGGGGATGCTTTTGGAGTTTGCAGCTTTCCTAAGGTTGAGGAGGAAATTCCCTGCTTTGAAAAGGCCATTTCAGGTTCCATTGGGGTTCTTTGGTTTAATCATAATGTGCTTGGTACCATCAATTCTTTTGGTGTATGTGATGACTGTTGCTTCCAAAATTGTGTATGTGGCTAGTGCCTTCTTGACCTTTCTTGGGATTGCTTTATATTATTTCATGAATCTTTCTAAGTCTAGGAAGTGGCTTGAATTCAGCCGTGTGGGAGATAAATTGGGTGAAGATGATTATGTTTTGTAG
- the LOC114421686 gene encoding uncharacterized protein LOC114421686 — protein sequence MSVVACLNCIAIPELEYRGMEGIPVRTVIPSATRRVPTQNRNLRFAVRAKLSPSDFQDFQSYARPSHLLPASEVKVYTNTSVENISSSLKEDGSKSLFRVKLVTSNAYGSAISDLSAGLLLCLIDENGNSILQRIPVSLMMGRSTESGDMTNIDMLHFQRGSLDEFIFEGPKIARLEALWVSVESGQWRLGSVSLMVISCEGKPSGLEDGVTSYTGFQYDFQIDDVLLGEGTDLSMLELRPSLVTELEGIDPISIFNKGLNDPTLFSSPKISNEESMKEYADLKFSLLFYDAMLTLFGTSVASLSAGENAGIAFLIGGIGGFLYLLLLQRSVDELPASELITNHKGRTDALFRGVKGPIASVALALGLAVIASRYSSGDLELMLTPKDLIVGMMGFLACKVSVVLAAFKPITLGPKLPSDM from the exons ATGTCTGTAGTTGCGTGCCTAAACTGCATTGCAATTCCTGAATTGGAGTATAGAGGCATGGAGGGAATTCCTGTGAGGACTGTGATACCTTCAGCTACAAGAAGGGTTCCCACCCAAAACAGAAATTTACGCTTTGCTGTTCGAGCCAAACTCTCTCCTTCTGATTTTCAAG ATTTTCAGAGCTATGCTAGGCCTTCACATCTCTTGCCAGCCTCTGAAGTGAAAGTGTATACAAATACATCAGTAGAAAACATTTCGTCATCTTTGAAGGAGGATGGATCCAAATCTTTATTTAGGGTCAAGTTAGTTACAAGCAACGCTTATGGCTCAGCTATTAGTGACTTAAGTGCTGGACTTCTACTATGCTTGATAGATGAAAACGGAAATTCTATATTGCAAAGGATCCCTGTGAGTTTGATGATGGGTCGTTCTACAGAATCAGGGGATATGACTAATATTGACATGCTTCATTTCCAAAGAGGTTCTTTAGATGAATTCATTTTTGAGGGTCCTAAAATTGCACGACTTGAGGCTCTTTGGGTCAGTGTTGAATCag GTCAGTGGCGCCTAGGAAGTGTATCCTTAATGGTTATTAGCTGTGAAGGGAAACCATCAGGACTGGAAGATGGGGTAACAAGTTACACTGGCTTCCAGTATGACTTTCAGATTGATGATGTGTTGCTTGGTGAGGGAACTGATCTGTCCATGTTGGAATTAAGACCTAGCCTTGTGACTGAGCTGGAAGGGATTGATCCCATAAGCATCTTCAACAAAGGACTTAATGACCCTACCTTGTTCTCAAGTCCTAAGATCTCAAATGAAGAGAGCATGAAGGAATATGCAGATTTGAAGTTCTCATTGTTATTTTATGATGCTATGTTGACACTATTCGGTACATCAGTTGCTTCCCTCTCAGCTGGGGAAAATGCTGGGATTGCTTTCTTGATTGGTGGGATTGGAGGCTTCTTGTATCTGCTACTATTGCAGAGATCTGTGGATGAATTGCCAGCTTCAGAATTAATCACCAATCACAAGGGAAGAACTGATGCACTGTTCAGAGGAGTGAAGGGTCCAATAGCAAGTGTGGCATTGGCTCTAGGCTTGGCTGTAATTGCATCAAGATATAGCTCTGGAGATCTTGAACTGATGCTAACACCAAAAGATCTCATAGTTGGAATGATGGGATTTCTTGCATGTAAAGTTTCTGTGGTGTTAGCTGCATTTAAGCCTATTACACTAGGTCCAAAGTTACCAAGTGATATGTAA